From a single Couchioplanes caeruleus genomic region:
- a CDS encoding M15 family metallopeptidase — protein sequence MKTFLALLAALAVLVSPGVPAAAAPASPASTAPPYHVVRPGQTIKKIAAAYHVKPAQLRAWNGIVKPNQPSPDGVLNVAKPTTPLTGWRSHIEPITPAAVNWNPAAKCPVPPADLRKVWVTYIDFYGVSRSGSIVVHKSIAARTQRAFLALYRMRFRLQGMSPMSVNAPWITDMGTVTAGYTCRTVAGSRTLSQHAYGFAIDVNPVQNPMIRGTYLDPGNGRDFLTRSPYRRGMMHAAGAVRAFTSNGFHWGGRWNSLKDYMHFSTTNR from the coding sequence ATGAAGACGTTCCTCGCCCTTCTCGCCGCCCTGGCCGTGCTGGTCAGCCCCGGCGTGCCCGCCGCGGCAGCCCCGGCCTCCCCCGCGTCGACGGCACCGCCGTACCACGTGGTCCGGCCGGGCCAGACGATCAAGAAGATCGCCGCGGCGTACCACGTGAAGCCCGCCCAGCTGCGCGCCTGGAACGGCATCGTCAAACCCAACCAGCCCAGCCCCGACGGCGTCCTCAACGTGGCGAAGCCGACCACCCCCCTCACCGGCTGGCGCTCCCACATCGAGCCGATCACCCCCGCGGCGGTCAACTGGAACCCGGCCGCGAAATGCCCGGTTCCCCCGGCCGACCTGCGCAAGGTCTGGGTCACGTACATCGACTTCTACGGCGTCTCACGCTCCGGCAGCATCGTCGTCCACAAGAGCATCGCCGCCCGCACCCAGCGCGCCTTCCTCGCGCTCTACCGCATGCGCTTCCGCCTGCAGGGCATGAGCCCGATGTCGGTCAACGCACCCTGGATCACGGACATGGGCACGGTCACGGCGGGCTACACCTGCCGTACGGTGGCCGGCAGCAGGACGCTGTCGCAGCACGCGTACGGCTTCGCCATCGACGTCAACCCGGTCCAGAACCCGATGATCCGCGGTACGTACCTCGACCCGGGCAACGGCCGGGACTTCCTGACCCGATCGCCGTACCGGCGCGGAATGATGCACGCGGCGGGGGCGGTACGGGCGTTCACGAGCAACGGCTTCCACTGGGGCGGCCGCTGGAACAGCCTCAAGGACTACATGCACTTCAGCACGACGAACCGCTGA
- a CDS encoding aldo/keto reductase: MDERQLGALTVSALGLGCMGFSQGYGPADDERSITAIRRAVDLGVTLLDTAMSYGQGHNETLLGRAVRGRRDRVVLATKFGIVRGPDGVRVDGRPERVRGYCEASLRRLGVDTIDLYYLHRVDPDVPIADTVGAMGELVAEGKVRHLGLSEASPGRIASAAAVHPVAAVQFEWSLAWREPEDDVVPAARRAGAGLVPYSPLGRGLLTGTPPQPTEGDFRSGDPRFSADNLTPNLDLVRAVAELVGRRGLTAGQLALAWLLAQGPDVVPIPGTRNPDRIGQNAAAAAVHLTEADLAALAEAAPREAWRGDRSSFAAHGVTRTR; encoded by the coding sequence ATGGACGAACGACAGCTCGGCGCACTGACGGTCTCGGCGCTCGGCCTCGGCTGCATGGGCTTCTCCCAGGGGTACGGCCCGGCCGACGACGAACGGTCGATCACGGCGATCCGGCGTGCCGTGGACCTCGGCGTGACCCTGCTCGACACGGCGATGAGCTACGGCCAGGGGCACAACGAGACCCTCCTCGGCCGGGCCGTCCGAGGACGCCGGGACCGGGTCGTGCTGGCCACCAAGTTCGGCATCGTGCGCGGCCCCGACGGCGTACGCGTCGACGGCCGGCCCGAGCGGGTCCGCGGCTACTGCGAAGCCTCCCTGCGCCGCCTCGGCGTCGACACGATCGACCTCTACTACCTGCACCGCGTCGACCCGGACGTGCCGATCGCGGACACCGTCGGCGCCATGGGCGAGCTGGTCGCCGAGGGCAAGGTCCGGCACCTCGGGCTGTCCGAGGCGAGCCCCGGCCGGATCGCGTCCGCGGCGGCGGTCCACCCCGTCGCCGCGGTGCAGTTCGAATGGTCCCTGGCCTGGCGGGAACCCGAGGACGACGTCGTCCCGGCGGCGCGGCGGGCGGGAGCGGGGCTGGTGCCGTACAGCCCGCTCGGGCGCGGCCTGCTCACCGGCACGCCGCCGCAACCCACCGAAGGGGACTTCCGCTCCGGCGACCCGCGGTTCAGCGCCGACAACCTGACACCCAACCTCGACCTGGTACGGGCAGTCGCCGAGCTCGTCGGCCGCCGCGGGCTCACGGCGGGTCAGTTGGCGCTCGCGTGGCTGCTCGCCCAGGGACCGGACGTGGTGCCGATCCCGGGCACCCGCAACCCGGACCGCATCGGCCAGAACGCGGCAGCGGCGGCCGTACACCTCACCGAAGCCGACCTGGCGGCGCTGGCGGAGGCCGCCCCCCGCGAAGCCTGGCGCGGCGACCGCAGCTCGTTCGCCGCGCACGGAGTCACCCGCACGCGCTGA
- a CDS encoding LysR family transcriptional regulator codes for MELRQLTYFEAVARHGGFTRAAERLHVAQSAVSAQVRALEAEVGVALFARTTRRVVLTEAGEVLLHRVRRVLGELDEAREELAGLAAVVSGRVTLGATAVLGTYDLPGALAAFHRRFPGVRLTLRTGLIAELLALLDAGDVDLVVGPVHDDLAPRFVARRLVGEEVVLVVPPGSRLGAGPVRLAEARDEPFVCLPAGSGLRAILDRAAAEAGFAARVPFETHSAASIRELVSAGLGVALLAASAARTPGPPVAVVALDPAPAHPPIGVIHQRDRRPGAAARACRQALIAAAAAERPGTRRRR; via the coding sequence ATGGAGCTGCGGCAGCTGACGTATTTCGAGGCGGTGGCCCGCCACGGCGGGTTCACGCGGGCCGCCGAGCGGCTGCATGTCGCCCAGTCGGCCGTGTCGGCCCAGGTCCGGGCCCTGGAGGCGGAGGTCGGCGTCGCGCTGTTCGCGCGGACGACGCGGCGGGTGGTGCTCACCGAGGCGGGCGAGGTGCTGCTGCATCGCGTACGCCGGGTGCTGGGTGAGCTGGACGAGGCCCGGGAGGAGCTGGCCGGCCTCGCCGCGGTGGTGAGCGGCCGGGTGACGCTCGGGGCGACCGCGGTGCTGGGGACGTACGACCTGCCCGGCGCCCTGGCCGCGTTCCACCGGAGGTTCCCGGGCGTACGGCTCACGCTGCGCACCGGGCTGATCGCCGAGCTGCTGGCGCTGCTGGACGCGGGCGACGTCGACCTCGTGGTCGGCCCGGTCCACGACGACCTCGCGCCCCGGTTCGTGGCGCGGCGGCTCGTCGGCGAGGAGGTGGTGCTCGTCGTCCCGCCCGGCAGCCGCCTCGGGGCAGGTCCCGTACGCCTGGCCGAGGCCCGCGATGAGCCGTTCGTCTGTCTCCCCGCCGGCAGCGGCCTGCGGGCGATCCTCGACCGGGCGGCCGCGGAAGCTGGCTTCGCGGCCCGGGTCCCGTTCGAGACGCACAGCGCGGCCAGCATCCGCGAGCTGGTCTCCGCAGGGCTCGGGGTGGCGCTGCTCGCCGCATCGGCGGCCCGTACGCCCGGCCCTCCGGTCGCGGTGGTGGCGCTCGACCCGGCGCCGGCGCACCCGCCGATCGGAGTGATCCACCAGCGGGACCGGCGGCCGGGCGCTGCCGCGCGGGCCTGCCGTCAGGCGCTCATCGCCGCGGCCGCAGCAGAGCGACCAGGAACTCGGCGTCGTCGGTGA
- a CDS encoding class I SAM-dependent methyltransferase, with amino-acid sequence MNNLWLQKIAENPGHSAWYVERFRKLAREGADLAGEARLVDTMVPRGSRVLDAGCGTGRVGAFLAAAGHDVTGVDLDPHLIAAAEEDHPGPRWLQGDLAELDLPDRFDVIVCAGNVMTFVAPGTRVEILRRLGAHLAEGARLVVGFGAGRGYGFADFLADAATAGLEPDLLLSSWDLRPFTDDAEFLVALLRPRR; translated from the coding sequence GTGAACAACCTCTGGCTGCAGAAGATCGCTGAGAACCCCGGCCACTCGGCGTGGTACGTCGAGCGCTTCCGGAAGCTGGCCCGCGAGGGCGCCGACCTGGCCGGCGAGGCCCGCCTCGTCGACACCATGGTGCCGCGCGGCTCCCGGGTCCTCGACGCGGGCTGCGGCACCGGCCGCGTCGGCGCCTTCCTCGCCGCCGCCGGCCACGACGTCACCGGCGTCGACCTGGACCCGCACCTGATCGCGGCGGCCGAGGAGGACCACCCGGGCCCCCGCTGGCTGCAGGGCGACCTCGCCGAGCTGGACCTGCCGGACCGCTTCGACGTGATCGTCTGCGCCGGCAACGTCATGACCTTCGTGGCTCCGGGCACCCGCGTCGAGATCCTGCGCCGCCTGGGCGCCCACCTCGCCGAGGGCGCCCGCCTGGTGGTCGGCTTCGGCGCCGGGCGCGGCTACGGCTTCGCCGACTTCCTCGCCGACGCGGCGACCGCCGGGCTGGAGCCCGACCTGCTGCTGTCGTCCTGGGACCTGCGCCCGTTCACCGACGACGCCGAGTTCCTGGTCGCTCTGCTGCGGCCGCGGCGATGA
- a CDS encoding LVIVD repeat-containing protein, with amino-acid sequence MKHSAPRGRQLKRLACLSAATVVAGLLGAPSSGLAQAPADPGTPPGVDEVASTPNLNQVAYLPKTGPFAASTNTDWAFKGTYAFGGNYNGFTVYDISDPKAPTVAAQVLCPGSQNDVSISGNLLFLGTDSQRTNDSCDNAASTNAAPGDRWEGIKVFDISDPLTPKYVKSVKTDCGSHTQTLVPGKAGDNSVYLYVSSYNLAAADQPNCALPHDKISIVRVPVSAPASAAVVATPVLFPDGGYEGGEGKSATTGCHDITAYPEKDIAAGACMGDGVLFDISVRSAPKVITTVRDTENFAFWHSATFNNKATKVVFTDELGGGGMATCNPEIGPNRGADAIYDIVGRGSNRKLEFRSYFKIPRTNTETENCVAHNGSLIPVPGRDIMVQAWYQGGVSVWDFTDSRSPKELAYWERGPISATQFVLGGSWSAYWYNGFIYSNDIAKGVDVLELKDLRTSPARRARTDLFNAQTQDDYRTW; translated from the coding sequence ATGAAGCACTCTGCCCCACGAGGGCGGCAGCTCAAGCGCCTGGCCTGTCTCAGCGCCGCGACCGTGGTCGCCGGGCTGCTGGGCGCGCCGTCCAGCGGTCTGGCGCAGGCCCCGGCTGACCCGGGCACCCCGCCCGGCGTCGACGAGGTCGCGAGCACGCCGAACCTCAACCAGGTCGCGTACCTGCCGAAGACGGGACCGTTCGCCGCCTCCACGAACACGGACTGGGCCTTCAAGGGCACGTACGCGTTCGGTGGCAACTACAACGGCTTCACCGTCTACGACATCAGCGACCCGAAGGCGCCGACGGTCGCCGCCCAGGTGCTCTGCCCGGGCTCGCAGAACGACGTGTCGATCAGCGGGAACCTGCTGTTCCTGGGCACGGACTCGCAGCGTACGAACGACTCGTGCGACAACGCCGCGTCCACCAACGCGGCGCCCGGCGACCGCTGGGAGGGCATCAAGGTCTTCGACATCAGCGACCCGCTGACCCCGAAGTACGTCAAGTCGGTCAAGACCGACTGCGGGTCGCACACGCAGACGCTGGTGCCGGGCAAAGCGGGCGACAACTCCGTCTACCTGTACGTGTCGTCGTACAACCTGGCCGCGGCCGACCAGCCGAACTGCGCGCTGCCGCACGACAAGATCTCGATCGTGCGGGTGCCGGTGTCCGCTCCGGCCTCCGCCGCGGTCGTCGCCACGCCGGTGCTGTTCCCCGACGGCGGGTACGAGGGCGGCGAGGGCAAGTCGGCCACGACCGGCTGCCACGACATCACGGCGTACCCGGAGAAGGACATCGCGGCGGGCGCCTGCATGGGCGACGGCGTGCTGTTCGACATCTCGGTCCGCTCGGCCCCGAAGGTGATCACCACGGTCCGCGACACCGAGAACTTCGCCTTCTGGCACTCCGCCACGTTCAACAACAAGGCCACCAAGGTCGTCTTCACCGACGAGCTGGGCGGCGGCGGCATGGCCACCTGCAACCCGGAGATCGGCCCGAACCGCGGCGCCGACGCGATCTACGACATCGTGGGCCGCGGCAGCAACCGGAAGCTGGAGTTCCGCAGCTACTTCAAGATCCCGCGGACCAACACCGAGACCGAGAACTGCGTGGCGCACAACGGCTCGCTGATCCCGGTGCCGGGCCGCGACATCATGGTGCAGGCCTGGTACCAGGGCGGCGTGTCGGTCTGGGACTTCACCGACTCGCGCAGCCCGAAGGAGCTCGCGTACTGGGAGCGTGGCCCGATCTCGGCCACCCAGTTCGTGCTCGGCGGCTCCTGGTCGGCGTACTGGTACAACGGCTTCATCTACTCCAACGACATCGCCAAGGGTGTCGACGTGCTGGAGCTCAAGGACCTGCGGACCAGCCCGGCGCGCCGGGCCCGTACGGACCTGTTCAACGCACAGACGCAGGACGACTACCGCACCTGGTAG
- a CDS encoding DUF305 domain-containing protein, translating into MAAAVAVLGAGGAALAARSGDDRSAAAPRATVSSGPPQRVVLPGRPGDPATVTDSDQVRAPDGSTYNAVDTAFVQMMIVHHGQAVEMAELAPERATDTRLRALAQRIGAAQTPEITWMQAWLRDRRQPASDPAHDHRTMPGMQSDADMTALAGLRGADFDRRFVVMMTAHHRGAIRMAGDVLAGGTDQQLYEFANEMAVEQGSEIRRMQQLGIG; encoded by the coding sequence GTGGCAGCCGCCGTGGCCGTGCTCGGCGCGGGCGGCGCCGCGCTCGCGGCCCGCTCGGGTGACGACCGGTCGGCGGCGGCGCCGCGGGCCACCGTGAGCTCCGGGCCGCCGCAGCGGGTCGTGCTGCCGGGGCGACCCGGCGACCCGGCCACCGTCACGGACTCCGACCAGGTCCGTGCGCCCGACGGGTCGACGTACAACGCCGTCGACACCGCGTTCGTGCAGATGATGATCGTCCACCACGGGCAGGCCGTGGAGATGGCGGAACTCGCGCCCGAGCGGGCCACCGACACCCGGCTGCGGGCCCTGGCACAGCGCATCGGCGCGGCGCAGACCCCGGAGATCACCTGGATGCAGGCGTGGCTGCGGGACCGCAGGCAGCCCGCGAGCGACCCCGCGCATGATCACCGGACGATGCCCGGCATGCAGAGCGACGCCGACATGACCGCGCTGGCCGGCCTGCGGGGCGCCGACTTCGACCGCAGGTTCGTCGTGATGATGACAGCCCACCATCGCGGCGCGATCCGGATGGCCGGTGACGTGCTGGCCGGCGGCACCGACCAGCAGCTCTACGAGTTCGCCAACGAGATGGCCGTCGAGCAGGGCAGCGAGATCCGCCGCATGCAGCAGCTCGGAATCGGGTGA
- a CDS encoding ATP-grasp domain-containing protein produces the protein MRIALVTSHGFPEPQWHDADTPLVARELTARGATADVVTWDGGRRVEWAGYDAVVLQSPWSMWTRLSQFDEWLWSRELDGTRLLNPIDTVALGSNKRYLLHLGTAGIPIVPTTLVDGDPDPQLLRDLFPPPETPRPTVVAKPIAGGGTLGAREFRVDQLGALATYVRELGTAIVQPYVAAIDTHRELAVLTLDGAISHAVTKAAILRPDEATRPFHPDPRPYAGFTAQQERVIRQTYAELRRLLTNEPLSVRLDFIVDPASPSGLLLLEVEMVAPVKFFPLFPQECGHYAEAILARAAT, from the coding sequence ATGCGGATCGCCCTGGTCACCTCGCACGGCTTCCCGGAGCCGCAGTGGCACGACGCGGACACGCCGCTGGTGGCCCGGGAGCTGACCGCGCGCGGCGCGACCGCGGACGTGGTGACCTGGGACGGCGGCCGGCGGGTGGAGTGGGCCGGGTACGACGCGGTCGTGCTGCAGTCGCCGTGGAGCATGTGGACCCGGCTGTCCCAGTTCGACGAGTGGCTGTGGTCGCGCGAGCTCGACGGCACCCGCCTGCTCAACCCGATCGACACCGTCGCGCTGGGCTCCAACAAGCGCTACCTGCTGCACCTCGGCACGGCGGGGATCCCCATCGTGCCGACCACGCTCGTCGACGGCGACCCCGATCCGCAGCTGCTGCGGGACCTCTTCCCGCCGCCGGAGACGCCGCGCCCCACCGTCGTGGCGAAACCCATCGCGGGCGGCGGCACGCTGGGTGCCCGCGAGTTCCGGGTGGACCAGCTGGGGGCCCTGGCCACGTACGTCCGCGAGCTCGGCACCGCGATCGTCCAGCCGTACGTGGCGGCCATCGACACCCACCGCGAGCTCGCCGTGCTGACGCTCGACGGGGCGATCTCGCACGCGGTGACCAAGGCGGCGATCCTGCGGCCGGACGAGGCGACCCGGCCGTTCCACCCCGACCCGCGGCCGTACGCGGGCTTCACCGCCCAGCAGGAACGGGTGATCCGGCAGACGTACGCGGAGCTGCGCCGGCTGCTGACCAACGAGCCGCTGTCGGTGCGCCTCGACTTCATCGTCGACCCGGCGTCGCCGTCGGGGCTGCTCCTGCTCGAGGTGGAGATGGTCGCGCCGGTGAAGTTCTTCCCGCTCTTCCCGCAGGAGTGCGGTCACTACGCCGAGGCGATTCTGGCCCGCGCGGCCACCTGA
- a CDS encoding SDR family oxidoreductase → MSDNQRVAVVTGGSRGIGRAVAERLAADGQAVVVGYSGNQAEAEAAVAAIGKAGGRAVAARADIAEPAEVQALFDVAEQRYGGVDVVVNAAGIMILSPLAELGLDDLDRMHRTNIRGAFVVSREAARRVRAGGAIINFSTSVTRLHLPAYSAYAASKGAVEAISPILAKELRGRDITVNAVAPGPTATALFLDGKSDELIQQIAGQNPMQRLGRPEDIAEVVSSLAGPARWINGQTIFVNGGAA, encoded by the coding sequence ATGTCGGACAACCAGCGCGTCGCCGTCGTCACCGGTGGCTCCCGGGGCATCGGCCGGGCCGTCGCCGAGCGTCTCGCCGCCGACGGTCAGGCGGTCGTCGTCGGATACTCGGGCAACCAGGCCGAGGCCGAGGCCGCCGTCGCGGCCATCGGGAAGGCGGGCGGCCGGGCGGTCGCCGCCCGTGCGGACATCGCCGAACCCGCCGAGGTCCAGGCCCTCTTCGACGTCGCCGAGCAGCGGTACGGCGGCGTCGACGTGGTCGTCAACGCGGCCGGCATCATGATCCTGTCGCCGCTCGCCGAGCTGGGCCTCGACGACCTCGACCGCATGCACCGCACCAACATCCGCGGCGCCTTCGTGGTGAGCCGGGAGGCCGCCCGGCGGGTCCGCGCGGGCGGGGCGATCATCAACTTCTCCACCTCGGTGACCCGCCTCCACCTGCCGGCCTACTCCGCGTACGCGGCGAGCAAGGGGGCGGTCGAGGCGATCAGCCCCATCCTCGCCAAGGAACTGCGCGGCCGGGACATCACCGTCAACGCGGTCGCGCCGGGTCCGACCGCGACCGCGCTCTTCCTCGACGGCAAGAGCGACGAGTTGATCCAGCAGATCGCCGGGCAGAACCCGATGCAGCGGCTGGGCCGGCCGGAGGACATCGCCGAGGTCGTGTCGTCGCTGGCCGGGCCGGCCCGCTGGATCAACGGCCAGACGATCTTCGTCAACGGCGGCGCGGCCTGA
- a CDS encoding TetR/AcrR family transcriptional regulator, producing MRSSRERIVEAAAALLTAGGREAVSTRAVSAAANVQAPTIYRLFGDKQGLLDAVASHGFETYLRSKTALKKTDDPVEDLRRGWDLHVGFGLENPAYYTLIYGEPRAGVESPAAREAAIILENQVRRIAEAGRLRVSEERAAHLIHSAGAGITFELIGLPPERRDPELSRLARESVIAAVTTEKPAGTGGTASSAVALRAALPGIDVLSPGEKSLLAEWLDRMTR from the coding sequence ATGAGGAGCAGCCGGGAGCGGATTGTGGAGGCGGCCGCGGCGCTGCTCACCGCGGGCGGCCGGGAGGCCGTCTCGACCCGGGCCGTCAGCGCCGCCGCCAACGTCCAGGCGCCCACGATCTACCGGCTGTTCGGCGACAAGCAGGGGCTGCTCGACGCCGTGGCGAGCCACGGGTTCGAGACGTACCTGCGCAGCAAGACGGCACTGAAGAAGACCGACGACCCGGTGGAGGACCTGCGCCGCGGCTGGGACCTGCACGTCGGCTTCGGCCTGGAGAACCCGGCGTACTACACGCTGATCTACGGGGAGCCGCGCGCGGGTGTCGAGTCGCCCGCCGCCCGCGAGGCCGCGATCATCCTCGAGAACCAGGTACGCCGCATCGCCGAGGCCGGCCGCCTGCGGGTCAGCGAGGAGCGGGCCGCCCACCTCATCCACTCGGCGGGGGCCGGCATCACGTTCGAGCTGATCGGCCTGCCGCCGGAACGTCGCGACCCGGAGCTGTCCCGGCTCGCCCGTGAGTCCGTCATCGCGGCCGTCACCACGGAGAAGCCTGCCGGCACCGGCGGCACGGCGAGCAGCGCGGTGGCCCTGCGAGCGGCGCTGCCCGGCATCGACGTGCTCTCCCCCGGCGAGAAGAGCCTGCTCGCGGAGTGGCTGGACCGGATGACGCGCTAG
- a CDS encoding Gfo/Idh/MocA family protein has protein sequence MRQTLGVAVAGFGWMGRVHTRAYLRVLHHFPDLGVRPELIAAADEVPGRAEEAAGQYGFATATRDWRDLLADPDVQAVSVTAPNFLHREMGVALIRAGKHLWIEKPVGLTAEDARAVAQAAQESGVQATVGFNYRHAPAVAAARELIAAGEIGAVTHARFRLFSDYAAHPDGALSWRFERARGGSGVLGDLASHGVDLVRHLLGDIGSLIADTAVFVPQRARPAGATAGHTRATGGELGRVENEDYVSAQLRMASGARVVLEASRVAVGDQNAYGFEVHGTRGAVTWDFRRMGELRLSTAGDYQDQPTQTVQVGPGAGEFAAFHPGAGTAMGYDDLKVIEAWHFLRSIAEGKAYGPTLDDAVRSAVALDAMAASVRSGAWVSL, from the coding sequence ATGAGGCAAACGCTGGGTGTCGCGGTCGCCGGTTTCGGGTGGATGGGCCGGGTGCACACCCGGGCCTACCTGCGGGTGCTGCACCACTTCCCGGACCTGGGGGTACGCCCGGAGCTGATCGCCGCCGCCGACGAGGTGCCGGGCCGGGCCGAGGAGGCCGCCGGCCAGTACGGCTTCGCCACGGCCACCCGGGACTGGCGTGACCTGCTCGCCGACCCGGACGTCCAGGCGGTCAGCGTCACCGCGCCCAACTTCCTGCACCGCGAGATGGGCGTCGCGCTGATCCGCGCCGGCAAGCACCTCTGGATCGAGAAGCCGGTCGGCCTCACCGCCGAGGACGCCCGAGCCGTCGCCCAGGCCGCGCAGGAGTCGGGGGTGCAGGCCACCGTGGGTTTCAACTACCGCCACGCGCCGGCGGTGGCCGCCGCGCGGGAGCTCATCGCCGCGGGGGAGATCGGCGCGGTCACCCACGCGCGGTTCCGCCTGTTCAGCGACTACGCGGCCCACCCCGACGGCGCGCTGAGCTGGCGTTTCGAGCGGGCCCGCGGTGGCAGCGGCGTCCTGGGCGACCTGGCCTCGCACGGCGTCGACCTGGTGCGGCACCTGCTCGGCGACATCGGCTCGCTGATCGCCGACACCGCCGTCTTCGTGCCGCAGCGGGCGCGGCCGGCCGGCGCCACGGCCGGGCACACCCGTGCCACGGGCGGCGAACTCGGCCGGGTCGAGAACGAGGACTACGTCTCGGCCCAGCTGCGGATGGCCTCCGGCGCGCGGGTGGTGCTCGAGGCGAGCCGGGTGGCGGTGGGCGACCAGAACGCGTACGGCTTCGAGGTGCACGGCACCCGGGGCGCGGTGACCTGGGATTTCCGGCGCATGGGGGAGCTCCGGCTCAGCACGGCCGGCGACTATCAGGACCAGCCGACGCAGACGGTCCAGGTCGGACCGGGCGCGGGCGAGTTCGCGGCCTTCCACCCCGGCGCAGGCACCGCGATGGGGTACGACGACCTCAAGGTGATCGAGGCGTGGCACTTCCTGCGCTCGATCGCGGAGGGCAAGGCGTACGGCCCCACCCTCGACGACGCCGTCCGCAGCGCGGTCGCCCTCGATGCGATGGCCGCCTCCGTACGCTCCGGCGCCTGGGTGTCGCTCTAG